From Proteiniborus sp. MB09-C3, the proteins below share one genomic window:
- a CDS encoding GNAT family N-acetyltransferase: MKNLFLAEPNKQYQKSFENYALTYRKINDEHYFNKYKKALENFQDYLNDLHNYSKGSDLPQGEVVTSTFWLIDEKEVVGVVRIRHQEKKYSGHIGYDISPDYRNRGYGSQILKLSLEKAINIGIKEAVLTCNIDNMGSKKIIEKNNGRLLETVFDEEKNEYLYKYSITVTTN; the protein is encoded by the coding sequence ATGAAAAATTTATTTTTAGCTGAACCTAATAAACAATATCAAAAGAGTTTTGAAAATTATGCTCTAACATACAGAAAAATAAATGATGAACATTATTTTAATAAATATAAAAAGGCCTTAGAAAATTTCCAAGATTATTTAAACGACTTGCACAATTATTCAAAGGGAAGCGATTTACCTCAGGGAGAGGTTGTAACTTCAACATTCTGGTTAATTGATGAAAAAGAAGTTGTAGGAGTAGTGAGAATTAGACACCAAGAGAAAAAATATTCTGGACATATAGGTTATGACATATCACCAGATTACAGAAATAGAGGTTATGGTTCTCAGATTTTAAAACTGTCATTGGAAAAGGCCATAAATATAGGAATAAAAGAAGCAGTTTTAACTTGTAATATAGACAATATGGGCTCTAAGAAAATTATAGAAAAGAACAATGGTAGATTATTAGAAACTGTTTTTGATGAAGAAAAAAATGAATATCTGTACAAATATAGTATTACAGTAACAACTAACTAA
- a CDS encoding Tm-1-like ATP-binding domain-containing protein yields MKTIAIAGTFDTKGAEFSYVKELLEGLGLSTFTIHTGVFEPAFKPDISNCEVAKAAGADIKALAAKKDRALATEILSKGMEKLVPELYKQGKFDGIISFGGSGGTSLVTPAMRALPIGLPKVMVSTVASGNTAPYIGTSDIVMMPSVVDVSGVNSISTKIFTNAAFAIAGMVKFENSKVLEKKPLVAATMFGVTTPCINAAREYLEDRGYEVLVFHATGIGGQTMEALIEAGFIEGVLDITTTEWADEIIGGVLNAGPHRLEAAGKNHIPQVVSVGAIDMCNFGPYDTVPKEFEGRKLYKHNPTVTLMRTTVEENEAIGKKIAEKLNMAREKTALFLPLKGISSIDVEGQPFYGPEEDKVLFDALRNGVNRNVVEIVEMDCAINDVEFAETTAQKLIDLMSI; encoded by the coding sequence ATGAAGACAATTGCAATTGCAGGGACCTTTGACACAAAGGGGGCTGAGTTTTCTTATGTAAAAGAATTACTTGAAGGCTTAGGGTTAAGTACTTTTACAATTCATACAGGAGTATTTGAGCCAGCCTTTAAGCCAGACATATCAAATTGCGAAGTTGCAAAAGCAGCTGGAGCAGACATAAAAGCTCTTGCTGCAAAAAAAGATAGAGCATTAGCAACTGAAATATTGTCAAAAGGTATGGAAAAGTTGGTGCCTGAGTTATATAAACAGGGTAAATTTGATGGAATTATATCCTTTGGAGGTAGTGGAGGAACTTCACTAGTAACACCAGCAATGAGGGCACTGCCTATTGGCCTACCAAAAGTTATGGTATCAACAGTTGCCTCGGGAAATACTGCTCCTTATATTGGCACAAGTGATATTGTTATGATGCCATCTGTAGTAGACGTCTCAGGGGTGAATTCAATTTCCACAAAAATTTTCACTAATGCGGCCTTTGCTATAGCTGGAATGGTTAAATTCGAAAATTCAAAAGTATTAGAGAAAAAGCCTTTAGTAGCAGCCACTATGTTTGGTGTAACAACTCCATGTATAAATGCAGCAAGGGAATATCTTGAGGATAGAGGATATGAGGTTCTTGTCTTTCATGCTACAGGTATAGGCGGCCAAACAATGGAAGCGCTTATTGAAGCCGGGTTTATTGAAGGCGTTTTAGATATAACAACTACGGAGTGGGCAGATGAAATCATAGGAGGCGTTTTAAATGCTGGTCCGCATCGTTTGGAGGCAGCAGGTAAAAATCATATTCCACAGGTTGTTTCGGTAGGTGCTATTGATATGTGTAATTTTGGGCCTTATGATACGGTGCCTAAGGAGTTTGAGGGACGTAAATTATATAAGCATAATCCTACAGTAACGCTTATGAGAACAACTGTAGAGGAAAATGAGGCCATTGGTAAAAAAATTGCGGAAAAATTAAATATGGCAAGGGAAAAAACAGCATTGTTTTTACCTCTCAAGGGTATATCAAGCATAGATGTAGAGGGTCAGCCATTTTATGGACCTGAGGAAGATAAAGTGCTTTTTGATGCCTTAAGAAATGGGGTAAACAGAAATGTAGTAGAGATAGTCGAAATGGATTGTGCCATAAATGATGTGGAATTTGCAGAAACTACGGCACAAAAATTGATAGATTTAATGAGTATATAG
- a CDS encoding phosphoenolpyruvate hydrolase family protein — protein MNIMTRKKIMAKFREQVKNGKILVGVGAGTGITAKSSEAGGADMLIIYNSGRYRMAGRGSLAGLLSYGDANQIVVDMGYEVLPVVKDTPVLAGVCGTDPFRIMDVFLKQLKDQGFSGVQNFPTVGLIDGVFRQNLEETGMGYGLEVEMIRKAHELDMLTTPYVFDPEQARDMAAAGADILVAHMGLTTKGTIGAQTALTLDDCVKKIEAIIKAGKQVNSDIMVICHGGPIAEPEDAAYVIERTEGIDGFFGASSIERFAAERGIKAQTEAFKSITKK, from the coding sequence ATGAATATAATGACAAGAAAAAAGATTATGGCGAAATTTAGAGAACAGGTTAAGAATGGAAAGATACTAGTAGGAGTTGGAGCTGGAACGGGTATTACTGCTAAAAGTAGCGAGGCTGGCGGAGCAGATATGCTTATTATTTATAATTCTGGAAGATATAGAATGGCAGGTCGGGGTTCATTAGCAGGTTTATTATCATATGGAGATGCAAATCAAATAGTAGTTGATATGGGCTATGAAGTACTTCCAGTAGTAAAAGATACACCAGTACTTGCAGGAGTTTGTGGAACAGATCCTTTTAGAATCATGGATGTATTTTTAAAACAATTAAAAGATCAAGGATTTAGTGGAGTTCAAAACTTCCCAACTGTTGGTTTGATTGATGGTGTTTTCAGACAAAACCTAGAAGAAACAGGTATGGGATATGGTCTGGAAGTAGAAATGATTAGAAAAGCACATGAATTAGATATGCTTACTACCCCTTATGTGTTTGATCCAGAGCAGGCAAGGGACATGGCAGCAGCAGGAGCAGATATTTTAGTAGCTCACATGGGTTTAACTACAAAAGGTACTATTGGAGCCCAAACTGCTCTTACATTAGACGATTGTGTGAAGAAAATAGAAGCAATTATAAAAGCAGGAAAACAAGTAAATTCAGATATTATGGTAATCTGTCATGGTGGACCAATTGCAGAACCAGAAGATGCAGCATATGTAATTGAAAGAACAGAAGGAATTGATGGTTTCTTTGGCGCATCTAGTATTGAAAGATTTGCAGCCGAAAGAGGAATAAAGGCACAGACGGAAGCGTTTAAATCGATAACAAAGAAATAA
- a CDS encoding endonuclease VIII, with protein sequence MIELPEAITIAQQINETISGKKIKDVIAAQSPHKFAWYHGDPQEYYDLLVDKVIGEAAGFGGLVEINVEDAVILLGDGINLRLHGEKEKRPQKHQLLIEFEDFTAISASVQMYGGIWCFKEGEFKNTYFLQAKSKPSPLSDKFDKAYFDSIISALEVEKLSAKAFLATEQRIPGLGNGVLQDILYNARIHPKKKIRAFTAENRDNLYDSIKSTLAEMTFLGGRDTERDLFGCFGSYKTKLSKNTVDKPCPICDTIIKKEAYMGGSIYYCSECQKN encoded by the coding sequence ATGATAGAATTACCAGAAGCTATTACTATAGCTCAACAGATTAATGAAACTATCAGTGGAAAAAAAATTAAAGATGTTATTGCAGCTCAGTCTCCTCATAAATTTGCATGGTATCATGGTGATCCACAAGAGTATTATGATTTGCTTGTGGACAAGGTAATAGGAGAAGCAGCAGGTTTTGGAGGTCTTGTAGAAATCAATGTAGAGGATGCTGTGATATTATTGGGAGATGGGATAAACTTGAGGCTTCATGGAGAAAAGGAAAAACGGCCTCAGAAGCACCAACTATTAATTGAGTTTGAAGATTTTACAGCAATAAGTGCATCAGTTCAGATGTATGGTGGAATATGGTGTTTTAAAGAAGGAGAATTCAAAAATACATATTTTCTACAAGCAAAGAGTAAGCCTTCACCACTTTCAGATAAATTTGACAAAGCATATTTTGACAGTATTATTTCAGCCCTTGAGGTTGAAAAACTTAGCGCAAAGGCATTTCTTGCAACAGAGCAAAGAATACCTGGCCTTGGGAATGGCGTGTTACAGGATATTCTCTATAATGCTAGAATCCATCCAAAGAAGAAGATAAGAGCGTTTACTGCAGAGAATAGGGATAATCTTTATGATTCAATAAAATCTACTCTTGCAGAAATGACTTTCCTTGGCGGTAGAGATACTGAAAGAGATTTGTTTGGATGTTTTGGCAGCTATAAAACTAAGCTTAGTAAAAACACTGTCGATAAACCATGTCCAATATGTGATACTATCATTAAAAAAGAAGCTTATATGGGTGGAAGTATATACTATTGCAGTGAATGTCAGAAAAACTAG
- a CDS encoding GNAT family N-acetyltransferase — protein sequence MNDVIVKQLGNDDKIPYELLLLADPSIEAINDYVHRGGCYAAYVNNIAIGAYVIIKTRPLTLELVNIAVSEAYRGKGIGKMLILSAIDMAKNEKAKVLEVGTGNSSISQLALYQKCGFRVVGVDRDFFKKHYKEKIIENGIECVDMIRLSMDL from the coding sequence ATGAATGATGTTATAGTAAAACAGCTAGGCAATGATGATAAAATTCCATACGAACTACTTCTTTTAGCAGATCCATCAATTGAGGCAATTAATGATTATGTACATAGAGGGGGCTGTTATGCTGCGTATGTTAATAATATTGCTATTGGAGCTTATGTAATAATAAAAACAAGACCATTAACTCTAGAGCTTGTAAATATTGCAGTTAGTGAAGCATATCGAGGCAAAGGAATAGGTAAGATGCTAATCCTCAGTGCAATAGATATGGCAAAGAATGAAAAAGCAAAGGTTTTAGAGGTTGGGACAGGAAATTCTAGTATATCTCAGCTAGCACTTTATCAAAAATGTGGATTTCGAGTAGTCGGTGTAGATAGAGATTTCTTTAAAAAACACTATAAAGAAAAGATAATAGAAAATGGAATTGAATGTGTAGATATGATTAGATTAAGCATGGATTTATAA
- a CDS encoding pirin family protein, with amino-acid sequence MDRKIKKYFIGRPSQDGAGVKLYRTFGYYEIPEYDPFLMMDFFDSTNPDEYIKGFPWHPHRGIETVTYLISGRIEHQDSLGNKGVIGDGDCQWMTAGSGILHQEMPKASSRMLGVQIWLNLHKKDKMTSPKYGDITKDMIPVYRDDKEAVHIIAGSYKGLIGPMEGGKEIEPTFFDVELNPNEEFVFNIDSSFNAYAFLIEGEANFDVEEEKIISYPNGVLYEDGDTIRINTKDKAARFLLLAGKKINEPVAWGGPIVMNTKEELSLAFKELDEGTFIKK; translated from the coding sequence ATGGATAGAAAAATTAAAAAATATTTTATTGGTAGACCTTCTCAAGATGGAGCAGGAGTAAAGCTATACCGGACCTTTGGATATTATGAAATTCCTGAGTATGACCCATTTCTAATGATGGACTTTTTTGACTCTACTAATCCTGATGAATACATAAAAGGATTTCCGTGGCATCCACATAGAGGAATAGAAACAGTTACTTATTTGATATCAGGCAGAATAGAACATCAGGATAGTTTGGGAAATAAGGGTGTTATTGGGGATGGAGACTGTCAATGGATGACTGCAGGTTCAGGTATTCTCCATCAAGAAATGCCTAAGGCAAGTTCAAGAATGCTGGGAGTACAAATTTGGTTAAATCTACACAAAAAGGACAAAATGACTTCACCGAAGTATGGTGATATTACAAAGGACATGATACCAGTTTATAGGGATGATAAAGAGGCTGTTCATATAATAGCTGGCAGCTATAAGGGTTTAATTGGCCCTATGGAAGGTGGAAAGGAGATCGAACCAACATTCTTTGATGTAGAGCTTAATCCTAATGAGGAATTTGTATTTAATATAGATTCTTCCTTTAATGCCTATGCATTTTTAATTGAGGGTGAAGCAAATTTTGATGTAGAAGAAGAAAAAATAATTTCTTATCCTAATGGAGTATTATACGAAGATGGGGATACAATAAGAATTAATACTAAGGATAAAGCAGCAAGATTTTTATTGCTGGCTGGTAAGAAGATAAATGAACCAGTAGCTTGGGGTGGCCCTATAGTAATGAATACAAAGGAAGAATTAAGCTTAGCATTTAAAGAATTAGACGAAGGAACATTTATTAAAAAGTAA
- a CDS encoding GNAT family N-acetyltransferase: MIEVKKGIRSFYIGDSEENPLAEMTFVPTGNNLIIIDHTYVSDELNGQGVGKLLLKELVEWVRSENKKIVPLCPYAKAQMEKNEEYHDMIY, from the coding sequence ATGATAGAAGTAAAAAAAGGAATTAGAAGCTTTTATATTGGAGACTCAGAAGAAAATCCGTTAGCAGAAATGACCTTTGTTCCTACAGGTAACAATCTTATTATAATTGATCATACATATGTGTCAGATGAATTAAATGGACAAGGTGTTGGGAAACTTTTACTAAAAGAATTAGTTGAGTGGGTAAGAAGTGAGAACAAGAAGATAGTTCCCCTTTGCCCCTATGCAAAAGCACAGATGGAAAAGAATGAAGAATATCACGATATGATATATTAA